The following are encoded together in the Lathyrus oleraceus cultivar Zhongwan6 chromosome 3, CAAS_Psat_ZW6_1.0, whole genome shotgun sequence genome:
- the LOC127131343 gene encoding uncharacterized protein LOC127131343 yields MDLDSDTETSLTNQHIFELYEFDEDNLEEEFEATNNIDESCEDNLQEEVETNNDTVYIAENVEAEPREKKRLRILSNEERMYIYHELLQKSVDGKLRKGATNEVASSNSVPLRTVQRIWKRAKESETRDVSHRKTKNCGRKRISIDENQIHELPFSQRTNIRSLAFALKTNPTSVFRLIKSGAIRRNSNAIKPLLKEENKISRLEFCLSMLEGTPHDPMFKSMHNIIHIDEKWFYMTKKSEKYYLLPDEDEPYRTCKSKNFIAKVMFLVAQTRPRFDSEENETFSGKIGVFPFVTHEPAIRSSINRVAGTMVTKAITTVNRDVVRSFLIDKVLPAIREKWPRDEFESTIFIQQDNARTHINHDDPLFREAATKDGFDIRLMCQPANSPDLNILDLGFFSAIQSLQYKEAPKTIDELISAVVKSFENFPSIKSNRIFVSLQLCMIEIMKEKGSNKYKIPHVNKERLERVGQLPIQIKCDPILVQEVKNYLNME; encoded by the exons ATGGATTTAGATAGTGATACAGAAACATCATTAACAAACCAACATATATTTGAGTTATATGAGTTTGATGAAGATAACTTAGAAGAGGAGTTTGAAGCAACCAATAATATTGATGAGTCCTGTGAAGATAACTTACAAGAGGAGGTTGAAACAAACAATGACACAG TGTATATTGCAGAAAATGTTGAAGCAGAACCTAGAGAAAAAAAGAGATTAAGAATCTTAAGCAATGAAGAACGCATGTATATTTATCATGAGCTACTACAAAAAAGCGTTGATGGAAAATTACGTAAAGGAGCTACAAATGAGGTGGCTTCATCAAATTCGGTTCCTCTAAGAACTGTTCAACGTATTTGGAAAAGAGCAAAAGAAAGTGAAACACGTGATGTCTCTCATAGGAAGACAAAAAATTGTGGACGTAAGAGAATTTCAATTGATGAGAATCAAATTCATGAACTTCCTTTCAGTCAAAGAACAAACATTCGATCTTTAGCTTTTGCGTTGAAAACCAATCCAACATCGGTGTTCAGGCTTATAAAATCAGGGGCTATACGGCGTAATTCAAATGCCATAAAACCACTGTTGAAAGAAGAAAACAAAATATCTAGGCTGGAATTTTGTTTATCAATGCTTGAAGGTACACCACATGATCCAATGTTTAAGAGCATGCACAATATTATTCATATTGATGAAAAATGGTTTTATATGACTAAAAAATCCGAGAAGTATTATTTGCTCCCAGATGAAGATGAGCCATATCGGACATGTAAGAGCAAAAATTTCATTGCCAAAGTTATGTTCTTAGTTGCTCAAACTCGACCACGATTTGACTCAGAAGAAAATGAAACTTTTTCGGGTAAAATTGGTGTTTTTCCGTTTGTTACCCATGAACCGGCTATAAGGTCAAGTATTAACAGAGTTGCGGGAACAATGGTAACAAAAGCAATAACTACGGTAAATAGAGATGTGGTAAGATCATTCCTTATTGACAAAGTTCTACCCGCTATAAGAGAAAAATGGCCAAGAGATGAATTTGAGTCAACAATATTTATCCAGCAGGATAACGCAAGGACGCATATAAACCATGATGATCCTTTATTCCGTGAAGCTGCCACCAAGGATGGGTTTGATATTCGTTTAATGTGTCAGCCTGCAAACTCTCCAGATTTGAATATCTTAGACCTTGGTTTTTTCTCGGCTATACAATCATTGCAATACAAGGAAGCACCGAAAACTATTGATGAACTTATCAGTGCAGTGGTGAAGTCATTTGAAAATTTTCCTTCAATTAAGTCCAATCGTATATTTGTATCATTGCAACTATGCATGATAGAGATCATGAAAGAGAAAGGTTCCAATAAATATAAAATTCCTCATGTAAATAAGGAAAGGCTTGAAAGAGTAGGACAACTACCAATTCAAATTAAGTGTGATCCAATATTAGTACAAGAAGTCAAAAATTACTTAAACATGGAGTAA
- the LOC127127803 gene encoding probable glucan endo-1,3-beta-glucosidase A6, translating to MALLLILLFSLLFNNISDISGFSSQPGICYGQLGNNLPTPSKSIPLIKSLNTKRIKLYDTNPQILTSLKNTNLQVSIMLPNELITNISANQTLSDQWIKSNVVPFYPQTLIRYLLVGNEIISSTPNTTWPHLVPAMRRIKHSLKKLRIKKIKVGTSSAMDVLETSFPPSNAAFRKDIAVRVIKPMLRFLNRTKSFFFLDVYPFFPWSSDPVNINLDYALFRGDNVNFTVTDPGSGLVYTNLFDQMVDSVYFAMEKLGFPDIRIFIAETGWPNGGDIDQIGANVFNAATYNRNFVKKVMRKPVVGTPARPGSILPSFLFALFNENQKPGPGTERHFGLLYPNGSKVYEIDLSGETPESEFPVLPPPENNEAYKGKIWCVAARGSNTTALGEALSYACSQGNRTCDLVRPGRECFKPESVFWHASYAFSSYWAQFKKIGGTCYFNGLATQTAKDPSYGSCKFPSVTL from the exons ATGGCTCTGCTTCTCATCCTTCTGTTCTCCCTTCTATTCAACAACATATCAG ATATCTCCGGCTTCTCATCTCAACCCGGAATCTGCTACGGACAACTCGGAAACAACCTACCAACACCCTCAAAGTCAATTCCACTAATCAAATCCCTAAACACAAAACGCATCAAACTCTACGACACAAACCCACAAATCCTAACCTCCTTAAAAAACACCAACCTCCAAGTCTCAATCATGCTCCCTAACGAACTCATCACCAACATCTCCGCAAACCAGACGCTCTCCGACCAATGGATCAAATCCAACGTCGTACCTTTCTACCCACAAACCCTAATCCGTTACCTTCTCGTAGGTAACGAAATCATTTCCTCAACACCAAACACAACATGGCCTCACCTCGTACCTGCGATGCGACGAATCAAACACTCGTTGAAGAAACTCAGAATCAAAAAAATCAAAGTCGGTACTTCTTCCGCTATGGATGTTCTAGAAACTTCTTTTCCACCTTCAAACGCTGCGTTTCGGAAAGATATAGCGGTTCGGGTTATTAAACCCATGCTCCGTTTTTTGAACCGGACCAAGTCTTTTTTCTTTTTAGATGTTTACCCGTTTTTTCCATGGAGCTCCGACCCGGTTAATATTAACTTGGATTACGCTTTATTTAGAGGTGATAATGTTAATTTTACTGTTACGGATCCGGGTTCGGGTTTGGTTTATACGAATTTATTTGATCAGATGGTTGATTCGGTTTATTTTGCAATGGAGAAACTCGGGTTTCCGGATATTAGGATATTTATAGCGGAAACGGGTTGGCCCAATGGAGGTGACATTGATCAGATTGGTGCTAATGTTTTTAATGCTGCGACTTATAATCGAAATTTTGTTAAAAAAGTTATGAGAAAACCGGTAGTTGGGACTCCGGCTCGACCGGGTTCAATTCTTCCGAGTTTTTTATTTGCTTTGTTTAATGAGAATCAAAAACCGGGTCCAGGCACGGAGCGGCACTTTGGGTTGTTGTATCCAAACGGGTCTAAGGTTTATGAGATTGATCTCTCCGGGGAGACACCAGAGTCGGAGTTTCCAGTGCTTCCTCCGCCGGAGAATAATGAGGCGTATAAGGGGAAGATTTGGTGTGTGGCGGCGCGTGGGAGTAATACAACGGCTTTGGGGGAGGCTTTGTCGTATGCTTGCTCACAAGGAAACCGGACTTGTGACCTGGTTCGACCGGGCAGAGAGTGTTTTAAACCCGAATCGGTTTTTTGGCATGCTAGCTATGCTTTTAGTTCTTATTGGGCGCAGTTTAAGAAAATTGGAGGAACTTGTTATTTTAATGGGCTTGCTACTCAAACTGCGAAGGATCCAA GTTATGGATCTTGCAAGTTTCCAAGTGTGACTCTTTGA